The nucleotide window TCTGTGGCTCCGTGTTTCATTTATTTTCGTTAGAGTCATTCCTATTCCTAATATACAACCCAAAAAACCAGCTTTAAATTTTAATGAACAAGAGCTTAAGTTGTTAACAATAACCTAGTTAAAAATCGAGCTGACGTTAAATAAGCTGCATCATATATTGTAAGATCTGATTGACCTGCCAAAACAAATATGCCATGCATCGCTCTAAACGTAGTAGATGGGTCAATGATAATGGGTAGAACTGATAATGCATCGATAAAACTTACCGCTTGCATTTCTGTTATTCTCTTATTTTTCTTAGCTAATAATAAAACATTGGCTACCTCTAAAGACCAAATTGTTGGAACCACAGCTGTTAAACTTTTAAGACTCTCTAAAATAGTATCTGTATAATCTCTGTATAATCATCGCTTTCGTCTTCAAAGCACCATGCCATAGTCATAGAACTATCTATGACAAAGCTATAAGGATTTTTCTCCATTAATAACATTTCCTAAGAGCTCAGAAAAATGAGTCTTCGCTTCAAATGCTCCAAAATGTTTCATTCCTACACCTTTAAACTAGTTGATGAATTTATTCATGTTGAAATTGCTATTTATCGTCAACGTAATATCTTTTCTAATGTCTTCAAAGGACTTGAGATTACCAAATGTATATGCATACATTGCTCGTCTTTTCTCACTAAATACATGAGCATCAAAAGAGAGTGTGTTTTCTATTGTAGAATAAAGAGAGACATATTCATGAGAAGATATGACAACACCCGCTTGATACAAATAAAAGGGATACTTACTTGCCTCTATCTGATTATGTAGAAAATACATAGGCTTATTAAAATATAAAAAATCATATCCGATGGATGACATATCACCTATGTAGATATCGACAAAATCAAGTACTGGGTAAATGGGTGGAAAATCATCAAGAAACAAAATATTTTTTCTTCCTTGATACTTTGATACCATGCGTAAAACAGTTCCTAAATGATGGATCAACAATCCAGGATGCAGCTTAACAACGAGGTTATATTCCTCTGGAAGTCCATCTAAGACATAAGAAAATGCTGTAAAAAATGATGTGTCCTCTTGATTCCATGTAGGGGCATAAAGAATCGTCTTCTTTTTGGGGTTAAGTTTGATAGCAACTTCATCCTGAACGATTTTGGCATAAAACTCTTGATGCTTTAAATAGTAAAGCAAGCGGTAATTGCCTGTGATAACGTAATTTTCTATGGAATCAAATACATTCTTTTCTTTCAAAAAGTCAATCATGCGCTCTCCATAGAGTAACACACAATCTTCATGTGCAAAATGCTCCATCCAATAATAAGTAGATCCTTTATCAGAATTACCATGAGGACAATAAATAGAGCGCATCTTCTTGCCACTACTTTGAAAAAGGGCTTGAAAATCTGTTTTTTTTAAAAAGTTAGAAAGCAGCAAAATGTCGGAAGTTTTTGAAAGATTTTCTGGTAAGAATGCTTCTCTATCAACTAGTCTGACATCAAGATCTGGGTAATATTTTTTCGAAAGATCTGATTGAAATGGGTCTGTAAGAAGTATAGGAACGCCAAGACCTGCACAGAGAGGTCCTAGATGATCTACTTGGTGAATCCCTTCATCTAAATGAAGGCCTTGCATTCTATTCAAACATGTCCCTTACGTTTATATACACAAACAAATTCAAGTACCAGATTCTAGGGCGATGGAGCGCTCTTCCCATTCCTGCATGAGCAATGCAAGCTTGCTTTCTGCCTCTTGCTTACACAGGAGAACTCTATTTTGATCTTCTCTACTCAGGCTTTGATAAAACTCTAAAGAAGCCATTTGTTCATC belongs to Chlamydiales bacterium and includes:
- a CDS encoding type II toxin-antitoxin system VapC family toxin yields the protein MVPTIWSLEVANVLLLAKKNKRITEMQAVSFIDALSVLPIIIDPSTTFRAMHGIFVLAGQSDLTIYDAAYLTSARFLTRLLLTT
- a CDS encoding CDP-glycerol glycerophosphotransferase family protein, with product MQGLHLDEGIHQVDHLGPLCAGLGVPILLTDPFQSDLSKKYYPDLDVRLVDREAFLPENLSKTSDILLLSNFLKKTDFQALFQSSGKKMRSIYCPHGNSDKGSTYYWMEHFAHEDCVLLYGERMIDFLKEKNVFDSIENYVITGNYRLLYYLKHQEFYAKIVQDEVAIKLNPKKKTILYAPTWNQEDTSFFTAFSYVLDGLPEEYNLVVKLHPGLLIHHLGTVLRMVSKYQGRKNILFLDDFPPIYPVLDFVDIYIGDMSSIGYDFLYFNKPMYFLHNQIEASKYPFYLYQAGVVISSHEYVSLYSTIENTLSFDAHVFSEKRRAMYAYTFGNLKSFEDIRKDITLTINSNFNMNKFIN